From one Mytilus galloprovincialis chromosome 13, xbMytGall1.hap1.1, whole genome shotgun sequence genomic stretch:
- the LOC143057341 gene encoding uncharacterized protein LOC143057341: protein MNLRSILKEESSEEEKRKVRVQIIFQYEEEVETTIDILNSLRDEINKDLSGIEFIVATKGSVVLHVEILAVFLETDQLLQSTLILFLRRILERITTFNTKTIDLVLIPVQEFTQWNAPTTMGEPVYLEFDFEAELFKTNDQMEEQFRHISDAIIIHSNGGGKNNNITATVLPICLEKEEAYSQSLISEENTRKAEESFTQAQTPVKYNLPIFVTLRKQLHIKKSKNEILSITSCIKTGNTLVFTDCDNKRLIICNSDGSDIDHIPLSCKPRFITEIDSNTVAVSCWKSTILIINISTRSITSKINTNGDCYGISYNDNNLYVVIDWRIIHVMNLTGKVIRTIPVPSYNIFDITVDRDR, encoded by the exons ATGAATCTGAGATCTATATTGAAGGAAGAATCATCAGAAG AAGAAAAACGTAAAGTCCGTGTACAGATCATTTTCCAGTACGAGGAGGAAGTCGAAACAACAATTGATATTCTGAACTCCCTCAGAGACGAGATCAACAAAGACTTGAGTGGAATTGAGTTCATTGTTGCCACTAAAGGGAGTGTAGTTCTACATGTAGAGATATTGGCGGTATTTCTGGAAACAGATCAACTATTACAATCTACCCTTATTTTATTCCTGAGAAGGATTTTAGAACGTATTACGACCTTCAATACTAAGACTATTGATTTGGTATTGATACCTGTTCAAG AGTTCACACAATGGAATGCACCAACAACCATGGGAGAACCAGTTTACTTAGAATTTGATTTCGAGGCCGAGTTATTTAAAACCAACGACCAAATGGAGGAGCAATTTAGACATATATCGGACGCCATCATCATACATTCAAACGGAGGAGGAAAAAACAATAACATTACTGCAACAGTTCTACCTATTTGTCTTG aaaaagaagaaGCATACTCCCAATCTCTGATATCCGAAG AAAACACAAGAAAGGCAGAAGAATCATTCACCCAAGCTCAAACACCCGTCAAATACAACCTTCCTATTTTTGTTACTTTGCGTAAACAGTTACATATTAAAAAGTCAAAGAATGAAATACTGAGCATTACTAGCTGCATTAAAACAGGCAATACATTAGTGTTTACTGACTGTGATAATAAACGACTAATTATTTGTAATTCAGACGGTTCTGATATCGATCACATTCCTCTGTCCTGTAAACCACGTTTTATAACAGAGATAGATAGTAACACTGTAGCAGTATCCTGTTGGAAAAGTACCATACTGATAATAAATATATCTACACGTTCTATCACCAGTAAAATCAACACCAATGGTGACTGCTACGGAATATCATATAATGATAATAACCTGTACGTTGTTATTGATTGGAGGATAATACATGTGATGAACCTGACAGGTAAAGTAATACGTACTATACCGGTACCTTCATACAATATCTTCGACATTACAGTAGACAGAGACAG ATAA